One window from the genome of Candidatus Cybelea sp. encodes:
- a CDS encoding NAD(P)-dependent oxidoreductase, producing MSTLQKVGIVGTGRMGSNIAKRLNDAGYPIVALYDLNPESAHATAAETGGEVTASLPRVTALADVVVTVVTDDAAMYEIFAPPEDSLLTGAAGKVFVNCATVSPHVHVDIEKLARAAGADALEACMASSIPQARNGTLYLMIGGRRATYEKLEPMFEKMSASLRYIGEAGRAAQVKALVNMVMNINTAGLAEGLGLGDALGLDLDMLREVFSQTGANSRVLETDGADMQNRDHDVYFSAAHAAKDSGIALALAKQAGLELPLAAATFEQYERMKTLGLGELDKSGISELTFKSRRTRNGV from the coding sequence ATGAGCACGCTGCAAAAGGTCGGCATCGTCGGGACCGGGCGGATGGGTTCGAACATCGCCAAGCGCCTCAACGACGCCGGCTATCCGATCGTGGCCCTCTACGATCTCAACCCCGAATCGGCCCACGCGACCGCCGCCGAGACGGGCGGCGAGGTGACCGCCTCGCTGCCGCGCGTCACGGCGCTCGCCGACGTCGTCGTCACGGTCGTCACCGACGACGCCGCGATGTACGAGATCTTTGCGCCGCCGGAGGATTCGCTGCTCACCGGGGCCGCGGGGAAAGTCTTCGTTAACTGCGCGACCGTTTCGCCGCACGTGCACGTCGACATCGAAAAGCTTGCACGGGCAGCGGGCGCCGACGCGCTGGAAGCCTGCATGGCCAGCTCGATTCCGCAGGCGCGCAACGGCACGCTCTACTTGATGATCGGCGGCCGGCGCGCGACCTACGAAAAGCTCGAGCCGATGTTTGAAAAGATGAGCGCATCGCTGCGGTACATCGGCGAGGCGGGGCGCGCGGCCCAGGTCAAAGCGCTCGTGAACATGGTGATGAACATTAACACCGCGGGGCTTGCCGAAGGGCTTGGCCTCGGCGACGCGCTCGGCCTCGATCTCGATATGCTGCGCGAAGTCTTTTCGCAGACGGGTGCAAACTCGCGCGTGCTTGAGACCGACGGCGCGGACATGCAGAACCGCGACCACGACGTCTACTTTTCGGCCGCGCACGCTGCTAAAGATAGCGGCATCGCGCTGGCACTCGCAAAGCAAGCCGGGCTGGAGCTGCCGCTCGCAGCGGCAACCTTCGAACAGTACGAACGGATGAAGACTCTCGGATTGGGAGAACTCGATAAGTCCGGCATTTCCGAACTCACTTTCAAGTCTAGGAGGACTCGCAATGGCGTCTGA
- a CDS encoding retropepsin-like aspartic protease, whose product MRSTALALCLFSFAVLLVFGAGARPVQAAASVTLASGFNETRTTIPVTVEGVRASCVLDTGSSVMLVSPALAREAGLQSQGGTFEIAPDGRTYADRQTVVGRFTVAGSVMRNVPALISANLSGSSALCGYDFFAHFPTLIDRYHRTVTLFPSASKVAHLHCLPVALAPRVPLATVEINGTWLDDVVLDSGMAGGGALWDGVRSRLSRPLIASADYTTNQSAVRNGFACGASAWIRYAAGAPETSMPICTEPRRPDGYNGIIETNLSSVHAMAVDYPRKRICFDVAQYSPGWAAAPPQAQAQQPPSNGGAWSRFNSLRPPL is encoded by the coding sequence ATGAGATCTACTGCGCTGGCCCTCTGTCTATTCTCGTTCGCCGTGCTCCTGGTTTTCGGCGCCGGCGCGCGACCCGTGCAGGCCGCCGCTTCCGTGACGCTGGCGAGCGGCTTCAACGAGACGCGCACGACGATTCCCGTGACCGTCGAGGGGGTGCGCGCCTCGTGCGTTCTCGACACCGGCAGTTCGGTGATGCTCGTCTCGCCGGCGCTGGCCCGCGAGGCCGGGCTGCAGAGCCAAGGCGGAACCTTCGAGATTGCGCCGGACGGCCGCACCTATGCCGACCGTCAGACCGTCGTCGGCCGCTTCACGGTCGCCGGCAGCGTAATGCGCAACGTCCCGGCTTTGATCTCCGCGAATCTCAGCGGCTCGAGCGCGCTCTGCGGCTACGATTTTTTTGCGCACTTCCCGACCCTGATCGACCGCTACCACCGCACGGTCACGCTCTTCCCGTCCGCGTCGAAGGTCGCGCACCTGCACTGTCTGCCGGTTGCGCTCGCCCCGCGCGTACCGCTGGCGACCGTTGAAATCAACGGCACGTGGCTCGACGACGTCGTGCTCGATTCGGGAATGGCGGGCGGCGGTGCACTGTGGGATGGCGTGCGCTCGCGCTTGAGCCGGCCGCTGATTGCGAGTGCCGACTACACGACGAATCAGTCCGCGGTTCGCAACGGCTTTGCCTGCGGCGCTTCGGCGTGGATCCGGTACGCGGCGGGTGCGCCCGAAACATCGATGCCGATCTGCACCGAACCGCGGCGTCCCGACGGTTACAACGGGATCATCGAAACGAATCTTTCGAGCGTCCACGCGATGGCCGTCGACTACCCGCGCAAGCGCATCTGTTTCGATGTCGCGCAGTACTCGCCGGGCTGGGCGGCAGCACCGCCGCAGGCGCAGGCGCAGCAGCCGCCGAGCAACGGCGGGGCGTGGTCGCGCTTTAACTCACTGCGCCCGCCGCTCTAG
- a CDS encoding class I SAM-dependent methyltransferase — translation MTTKSAIQDPTIHEYIVKTMAPEHPVLKDLRDETSRLSDSRMQIGPEQGRLMQVLAHAIGARRYLEIGVFTGYSSLAMALALPADGYVLALDVNAETTALARRYWQSAGVAERIDLRIGPALETLESVRSQGIEPFDMAFIDADKQRVNEYYELALELVRPGGFVLVDNVLWDGAVADPANDDPSTRALRLVSKRAGRDDRVDAALIPICDGLLVALKR, via the coding sequence ATGACGACCAAAAGCGCGATACAAGACCCGACGATTCACGAGTACATCGTCAAGACGATGGCGCCCGAGCATCCGGTGCTTAAGGACCTGCGTGATGAGACGTCCAGGCTCTCCGACTCGCGGATGCAGATCGGCCCCGAGCAGGGCCGTCTAATGCAGGTGCTGGCCCACGCGATCGGTGCGCGCCGCTACCTCGAAATCGGCGTCTTTACCGGTTACAGCTCGCTGGCGATGGCTTTGGCGCTGCCGGCGGACGGCTATGTTCTTGCCCTCGACGTCAATGCCGAGACGACGGCCCTCGCGCGGCGCTACTGGCAGTCGGCGGGCGTGGCCGAGCGCATCGACCTGCGCATCGGTCCGGCTTTGGAGACGCTCGAAAGCGTGCGCTCGCAGGGCATCGAGCCGTTCGACATGGCCTTCATCGATGCGGACAAGCAGCGGGTCAACGAATACTACGAGCTTGCGCTCGAGCTCGTGCGCCCGGGCGGATTCGTGCTGGTCGATAACGTGCTGTGGGACGGCGCGGTCGCCGATCCTGCAAACGACGATCCCAGCACGCGGGCGCTTCGCCTCGTGAGCAAACGAGCGGGGCGCGACGATCGCGTCGACGCGGCGCTTATTCCGATCTGCGACGGTTTGCTCGTCGCTTTGAAACGCTAG
- a CDS encoding SDR family NAD(P)-dependent oxidoreductase, with amino-acid sequence MSAAGKHAVVTGASRGIGLAAATQLAQAGARVSIISRSAVAETPFFHARADVAKEDEVRRAFAQCREANGEVAILVNNAGVAETATLSRTTTAMWERILATNLTGTFLCTREVFAEMAAAGWGRIVNIASTAGLAGAPYIAAYCASKHGVIGLTRALAAESAGSGVTVNAICPGYTETAILHGAIANIVAKTGRSEDETRALLAQGNPQGRFATVEEVAQAVVDLVNGSRTGVALTIPGFAEA; translated from the coding sequence GTGAGCGCCGCAGGCAAACACGCCGTCGTCACCGGCGCTTCGCGCGGCATCGGCCTCGCGGCCGCCACACAACTGGCGCAGGCGGGGGCGCGTGTAAGCATCATCAGCCGCTCGGCGGTCGCCGAAACACCGTTCTTTCACGCGCGCGCCGACGTCGCAAAAGAAGACGAGGTGCGCCGCGCCTTCGCGCAGTGCCGCGAGGCCAACGGCGAGGTCGCGATCCTCGTCAACAACGCCGGCGTTGCCGAGACGGCGACGCTCTCGCGCACGACGACGGCGATGTGGGAACGCATCCTTGCAACCAACCTCACCGGCACGTTCCTCTGCACCCGCGAAGTCTTTGCCGAGATGGCGGCGGCCGGCTGGGGACGGATCGTCAACATCGCCAGCACCGCGGGACTGGCGGGAGCGCCGTACATCGCCGCGTACTGCGCGAGCAAGCACGGCGTCATCGGCTTAACGCGCGCGCTCGCCGCCGAGTCGGCCGGCAGCGGCGTTACCGTCAATGCGATCTGCCCCGGCTACACCGAGACGGCGATCCTGCACGGCGCGATTGCAAATATCGTCGCCAAAACCGGACGAAGCGAGGACGAGACACGTGCGCTGCTCGCGCAGGGCAATCCGCAAGGGCGCTTCGCGACCGTAGAGGAGGTGGCGCAGGCGGTCGTCGATCTCGTCAACGGCTCGCGCACCGGCGTCGCGCTGACGATCCCCGGCTTCGCTGAAGCGTAG
- a CDS encoding bifunctional salicylyl-CoA 5-hydroxylase/oxidoreductase produces the protein MRVTCIGGGPAGLYLGILLKARFPAWPVQLYERNRPLDTFGWGVVFSDATLENLRAADEPTQREITQAFAHWDDIEIHFEGHTIRSGGHGFCGISRKTLLAILQRRAAELGVELHFEQEIGDVEKLRENCDLLVGADGGNSRVRQTYAGTFQPVLQKGRCRFVWLGTTLPLDAFTFIFERTEHGWFTVHAYRFDDDCSTFIVECREETWLAHGLDGAGTEQTIAFCERLFEPYLHGHRLMANSAHLRGRDWLNFTRVGNEHWTDGNVVLVGDAAHTAHFSVGSGTKLAMEDAIGLVDALVTLEGDLSRALPQYEAARKIEFLKLQNAARNSTEWFENVARYATLPPEQFAYSLLTRSQRIGHENLRLRDTTYVGRVERWFGGAPIPPMFVPFRLRELELRNRIVVSPMDMYSAVDGTPNDFHLVHLGSRALGGAGLVFTEMTCVTREGRISPGCTGMYLDEHVVAWKRIVDFVHERSGAKVCLQLGHSGPKGSTKLMWEGSDEPLDDGNWPLLAPSAIPYAPRNQVPEELTRAQMDEIREAFVRAARMGLEAGFDMLELHCAHGYLLSSFITPLRNQRTDEYGGSLENRLRYPLEVFRAMRAVWPQERPMSVRISATDWVAGGVDGDAAVEIARAFKGAGADLIDVSAGQTSPDAAPVYGRMFQTPYSDKIRNEVGIATMAVGNITDTDQVNAIVAGARADLVALGRPHLADPFWTLHAAAQLGYEDAQWPVQYVAGKEQLERLIARARETA, from the coding sequence GTGCGCGTGACCTGTATCGGCGGTGGACCCGCCGGCTTATATCTCGGAATACTGCTCAAAGCGCGCTTTCCCGCGTGGCCCGTCCAACTCTACGAGCGCAATCGCCCTCTCGATACCTTCGGCTGGGGCGTCGTCTTTTCCGATGCGACGCTGGAGAACTTGCGAGCGGCCGACGAACCGACGCAGCGCGAGATCACGCAGGCCTTCGCCCACTGGGACGACATCGAGATCCACTTCGAGGGACATACGATTCGCTCCGGCGGCCACGGGTTCTGTGGTATATCGCGCAAGACACTGCTCGCTATCCTGCAGCGGCGAGCGGCGGAGCTCGGCGTGGAGCTGCACTTCGAGCAGGAGATCGGCGACGTCGAGAAGCTGCGCGAGAACTGCGATCTTCTCGTCGGAGCCGACGGGGGGAACAGCCGCGTGCGCCAGACCTACGCGGGCACCTTTCAACCGGTGCTGCAGAAGGGGCGCTGCCGTTTTGTGTGGCTGGGCACCACGCTTCCGCTCGACGCCTTCACCTTTATCTTCGAGCGCACCGAGCACGGCTGGTTCACGGTGCACGCGTATCGTTTCGACGACGATTGCAGCACCTTCATCGTCGAGTGCCGCGAGGAGACCTGGCTCGCGCACGGCCTCGACGGCGCCGGCACCGAGCAGACGATCGCGTTCTGCGAGCGGCTCTTCGAGCCGTATCTGCACGGGCATCGCCTGATGGCCAACAGCGCGCACCTGCGGGGTCGCGACTGGCTCAACTTCACGCGCGTCGGCAACGAACACTGGACAGACGGTAACGTCGTACTCGTCGGCGACGCGGCGCACACCGCGCACTTCTCGGTGGGTTCGGGTACGAAGCTGGCGATGGAGGACGCGATCGGGCTGGTCGACGCGCTCGTCACCCTCGAAGGCGATCTCTCGCGGGCGCTGCCGCAGTACGAGGCAGCGCGAAAGATCGAATTTCTCAAGCTGCAGAACGCCGCCCGCAACTCGACGGAGTGGTTCGAGAACGTCGCGCGTTATGCGACGCTGCCCCCCGAGCAGTTCGCCTACAGCCTGCTCACCCGCAGCCAGCGCATCGGCCACGAAAATCTTCGCCTGCGCGACACGACCTACGTCGGGCGCGTCGAACGCTGGTTCGGCGGCGCGCCGATTCCCCCGATGTTCGTTCCTTTTCGCTTACGCGAACTGGAGCTGCGCAATCGCATCGTCGTCTCGCCGATGGATATGTACAGCGCCGTCGACGGAACGCCCAACGATTTCCACCTCGTGCACCTAGGCTCGCGCGCGCTCGGCGGCGCCGGTTTAGTCTTTACCGAGATGACCTGCGTGACGCGTGAGGGACGCATCTCGCCCGGCTGCACCGGAATGTATCTCGACGAGCACGTCGTCGCGTGGAAACGGATCGTCGATTTCGTCCACGAGCGTTCGGGTGCGAAGGTGTGCTTGCAGCTGGGGCATTCGGGGCCGAAGGGCTCGACGAAGCTGATGTGGGAGGGCAGCGACGAGCCGCTCGACGACGGAAACTGGCCGCTGCTCGCGCCGTCGGCAATTCCCTACGCGCCCCGGAATCAAGTGCCCGAGGAGCTCACGCGCGCGCAGATGGATGAGATTCGCGAAGCGTTCGTGCGGGCCGCGCGGATGGGCCTCGAGGCCGGCTTCGATATGCTCGAACTGCACTGCGCCCACGGCTATCTGCTCTCGTCCTTCATTACGCCGCTGCGCAATCAGCGCACCGACGAGTACGGCGGTTCGCTGGAGAATCGCTTGCGCTATCCGCTGGAAGTCTTTCGCGCGATGCGCGCCGTATGGCCGCAGGAGCGTCCGATGTCGGTGCGGATCTCGGCCACGGATTGGGTGGCGGGCGGAGTCGACGGCGACGCAGCGGTCGAGATCGCGCGCGCCTTCAAAGGCGCCGGCGCCGATCTCATCGACGTCTCGGCCGGGCAGACCTCGCCCGATGCGGCTCCCGTCTACGGGCGGATGTTTCAAACGCCGTACTCGGACAAGATTCGCAACGAGGTCGGCATCGCGACGATGGCGGTCGGGAACATCACCGATACCGATCAAGTCAACGCAATCGTCGCGGGCGCGCGCGCGGATCTCGTCGCGTTGGGGCGCCCGCATCTGGCCGATCCCTTCTGGACGCTGCACGCCGCGGCGCAGCTCGGCTACGAAGATGCTCAGTGGCCGGTGCAGTACGTCGCCGGGAAGGAGCAGCTCGAACGTTTGATCGCGCGAGCCCGGGAAACCGCGTGA
- the rpoB gene encoding DNA-directed RNA polymerase subunit beta, producing the protein MPSTFPMPTGAFTIEQRPEPGPKRDRFSFAKIPHVLEIPNLIELQKASFNWFKTEGLAEAFASISPIKDFTGNLILEFGEHSLGEPKYSIEECRERDMTYSAPLRVRVRLITAESGEIKGIPDQEIFMGDFPLMTDKGTFMINGAERVIVSQLVRSPGVYYSQDVDTNSRPTYNATIIPNRGAWIEFETDNGTKNDETEGTIGVRIDKNRKIYVSTFIRALSRPDLGCDWESDEAILKLFDDSPLVRNSIEKDRDIKTREDALKEIYKKLRPGEPENAENAEKLLESLFFDEKRYDLAGVGRYKLNAKFHYRIENPDVDARVDHPYVVIDEYADAGLEMPPIGAKCLNRSDMVAVIRRLIKVATRIVPKDDIDHLGNRRVRSVGELLQNQFRVGLLRLERVVRERMTVQDIETVTPQALINIRPVVAAIKEFFGSSQLSQFMDQTNSLAELTHKRRLSALGPGGLSRERAGFEVRDVHHSHYGRICPIETPEGPNIGLIGSLATYARVNKFGFIETPYRVVRDGIVTDEIVYLTADREDEYIIAQANTPVDAPSGKITADSVVCRYAEEYIEEPAARVQLMDVSPKQIVSVATALIPFLEHDDANRALMGANMQRQAVPLLRPDAPIVGTGMEYRAAKDSGSLVVADEAGDVTAVDAKGVTVRNTDGVEKTYELLKFVRSNAGTCINQRPIVAVGDRVGAGQVIVDGPSSEQGELALGQNVLVAFMPWEGYNYEDAILISERMVKEDRFTSIHIEEYECEARDTKLGPEEITRDIPNVGEDALKDLDERGIIRVGAEVRPEDILVGKVTPKGETELTAEERLLRAIFGEKSREVRDTSLKVPHGEKGKIIDVKVFSRENGDELSPGVNHLVRVYVAQKRKILQGDKMAGRHGNKGVIAKVLPEEDMPYLEDGSPVDIVLNPLGVPSRMNLGQIMETHLGWAARMLGMSVATPVFDGAHAEDIAEWLQDAGLPADGKTWLRDGRTGDRFSRPITVGLIYMLKLAHLVDDKIHARSTGPYSMITQQPLGGKAQFGGQRFGEMEVWALEAYGAAYTLQELLTVKSDDVVGRVKTYEAIVKGENVMEPGVPESFKVLIKELQSLALDVKVLTENREEVEIRTPEDEMGETERREYGLLMGDEQNVVSQTAVATREAAAEVPAEAAESPSEVEEEEEEEIDDSKPLDAVTPIPAPPAPPRAAEIDAEEIFEAEEDTADEEVEGPQGYELEEEDEESNYEDEKPAYEGDEEEPSSFTESNQEEEGY; encoded by the coding sequence ATGCCGTCCACGTTCCCGATGCCCACCGGCGCGTTCACCATCGAGCAGCGCCCGGAGCCGGGCCCCAAACGGGATCGGTTTTCCTTTGCCAAGATTCCGCACGTGCTCGAGATTCCCAACCTCATCGAGCTCCAGAAAGCCAGCTTCAATTGGTTCAAGACCGAGGGCCTCGCTGAAGCCTTCGCCTCGATCTCGCCGATCAAAGACTTCACCGGCAACCTGATCCTGGAGTTCGGCGAGCACTCGCTGGGAGAGCCGAAGTACTCGATCGAGGAGTGCCGCGAGCGCGACATGACCTACAGCGCGCCGCTGCGCGTCCGGGTTCGTCTGATCACGGCGGAGTCGGGTGAAATCAAAGGCATCCCCGACCAAGAGATCTTCATGGGCGATTTCCCGCTCATGACCGACAAGGGCACCTTCATGATCAACGGCGCCGAGCGCGTGATCGTGAGCCAGCTCGTGCGCTCGCCGGGCGTCTACTACAGCCAGGACGTGGATACGAACTCGCGCCCCACGTACAACGCGACGATCATTCCGAACCGCGGCGCCTGGATCGAGTTCGAGACCGACAACGGCACGAAGAACGACGAGACCGAGGGAACGATCGGCGTCCGCATCGACAAAAATCGCAAGATCTACGTCTCGACCTTCATCCGCGCGCTCTCGCGCCCGGATCTCGGCTGCGACTGGGAGAGCGACGAGGCGATCCTCAAGCTGTTCGACGACAGCCCGCTGGTCCGCAACTCGATCGAGAAAGACCGCGACATCAAGACGCGCGAAGACGCGCTCAAAGAGATCTATAAGAAGCTGCGTCCGGGCGAGCCCGAGAACGCCGAGAACGCCGAGAAGCTCCTCGAGTCGCTGTTTTTCGACGAAAAGCGTTACGATCTCGCCGGCGTCGGCCGCTACAAGCTCAACGCGAAGTTCCATTACCGGATCGAGAACCCGGACGTCGACGCGCGGGTCGATCACCCGTACGTCGTCATCGACGAGTACGCCGATGCCGGGCTCGAGATGCCGCCGATCGGCGCGAAGTGCCTGAACCGCTCCGACATGGTCGCGGTCATCCGCCGCTTGATCAAAGTCGCGACGCGGATCGTGCCCAAGGACGACATCGACCACCTCGGCAACCGCCGCGTCCGCTCGGTCGGAGAGCTGCTGCAGAATCAGTTCCGCGTCGGCCTGCTCCGCTTGGAGCGCGTCGTCCGCGAGCGCATGACCGTTCAGGATATCGAGACGGTCACGCCGCAGGCGCTGATCAACATTCGCCCCGTCGTCGCGGCGATCAAAGAGTTCTTCGGCTCCTCGCAGCTCTCGCAGTTCATGGATCAAACCAACTCGCTCGCGGAGCTCACGCATAAGCGGCGTCTCTCGGCGCTGGGGCCGGGCGGCCTCTCGCGCGAGCGCGCCGGCTTCGAAGTGCGCGACGTTCACCACTCGCACTACGGACGGATCTGCCCGATCGAGACGCCGGAAGGCCCGAACATCGGCCTGATCGGTTCGCTCGCGACCTACGCGCGCGTCAATAAGTTCGGCTTCATCGAGACGCCGTACCGCGTGGTGCGCGACGGCATCGTGACCGACGAGATCGTCTACCTCACGGCCGATCGCGAAGACGAGTACATCATCGCGCAAGCGAACACGCCGGTCGACGCCCCGAGCGGAAAGATCACCGCCGACTCGGTGGTCTGCCGTTATGCGGAAGAGTACATCGAAGAACCCGCCGCGCGCGTGCAGTTGATGGACGTCTCGCCCAAGCAGATCGTCTCGGTGGCGACCGCGCTGATCCCCTTCCTCGAGCACGACGATGCGAACCGCGCTCTGATGGGCGCGAACATGCAGCGTCAGGCCGTGCCGCTGCTCCGTCCGGACGCGCCGATCGTCGGCACCGGCATGGAGTATCGCGCCGCCAAGGATTCGGGCAGCCTGGTCGTGGCCGACGAAGCCGGCGACGTTACCGCCGTCGACGCCAAGGGCGTCACGGTGCGCAATACCGACGGCGTCGAGAAGACCTACGAACTGCTGAAGTTCGTTCGCAGTAACGCCGGCACGTGCATCAATCAGCGTCCGATCGTTGCGGTCGGCGATCGCGTGGGCGCGGGTCAGGTGATCGTCGACGGACCGTCGTCGGAACAAGGCGAGCTCGCGCTGGGACAAAACGTCCTGGTCGCGTTCATGCCGTGGGAAGGCTACAACTACGAAGACGCGATCCTGATCAGCGAGCGCATGGTCAAAGAAGACCGCTTCACCTCGATTCACATCGAGGAGTACGAGTGCGAAGCGCGCGACACGAAGCTTGGGCCCGAAGAGATCACGCGCGACATTCCCAACGTCGGTGAGGACGCGCTCAAAGATCTCGACGAGCGCGGCATTATCCGCGTCGGCGCCGAAGTGCGCCCGGAAGACATCCTCGTCGGCAAGGTCACGCCCAAGGGCGAGACCGAGCTGACCGCTGAGGAACGGCTGCTGCGCGCGATCTTCGGCGAGAAGTCGCGCGAAGTGCGCGACACGAGCCTCAAAGTGCCGCACGGCGAGAAGGGCAAGATCATCGACGTCAAGGTCTTCTCGCGCGAGAACGGCGACGAGCTCTCGCCGGGTGTCAATCATCTCGTGCGCGTCTACGTCGCGCAGAAGCGTAAGATTCTGCAGGGCGATAAGATGGCCGGGCGCCACGGCAACAAGGGCGTCATCGCCAAGGTGCTCCCGGAAGAGGATATGCCGTACCTGGAAGATGGTTCGCCGGTCGACATCGTCCTCAATCCGCTGGGCGTGCCGTCGCGCATGAACCTCGGACAGATCATGGAGACACACCTCGGTTGGGCGGCGCGCATGCTCGGCATGAGCGTGGCAACGCCGGTCTTCGACGGTGCGCACGCCGAGGATATCGCGGAATGGCTGCAAGACGCCGGCCTGCCGGCCGACGGCAAGACGTGGCTTCGCGACGGCCGCACGGGCGATCGCTTCTCGCGGCCGATTACCGTCGGTTTGATCTACATGCTCAAACTGGCGCACTTGGTCGACGACAAGATCCACGCGCGTTCGACCGGCCCGTACTCGATGATCACGCAGCAGCCGCTGGGCGGCAAAGCACAGTTCGGCGGCCAGCGCTTCGGCGAAATGGAAGTCTGGGCGCTCGAAGCCTACGGCGCGGCGTACACGCTGCAAGAGCTGCTGACCGTGAAATCGGACGACGTCGTCGGACGCGTGAAGACGTACGAAGCGATCGTCAAGGGCGAGAACGTCATGGAACCCGGCGTTCCGGAATCGTTCAAGGTGCTCATCAAGGAGCTGCAGTCGCTCGCACTCGACGTAAAGGTCCTCACCGAGAACCGCGAAGAGGTCGAGATCCGGACGCCTGAAGACGAGATGGGCGAGACGGAGCGCCGTGAGTACGGACTCTTGATGGGCGACGAGCAGAACGTGGTATCGCAGACCGCGGTCGCCACGCGGGAGGCTGCGGCCGAGGTACCGGCCGAAGCCGCCGAGAGCCCGAGCGAGGTCGAGGAAGAGGAAGAGGAAGAGATCGACGACAGCAAACCGCTTGACGCCGTCACGCCGATTCCCGCTCCGCCGGCACCACCGCGCGCCGCCGAGATCGATGCCGAGGAGATCTTCGAAGCAGAGGAAGATACCGCGGACGAAGAGGTGGAAGGCCCGCAAGGCTACGAGCTCGAGGAAGAGGACGAAGAGTCCAACTACGAGGACGAAAAACCCGCCTACGAAGGCGACGAAGAAGAACCGTCGTCGTTCACCGAGAGCAACCAGGAAGAAGAAGGCTACTAA